The Caretta caretta isolate rCarCar2 chromosome 27, rCarCar1.hap1, whole genome shotgun sequence DNA segment CCCGAGGTTCCCCAGCAGGCTAGCACGCGAGCTGGGAACAAGACCCACATCTCTACCCACTGCCTCTCCATTATTACTGGGACGGCAGCAGGCGCGGGAGTGCTCCTCAAAGGCACAAGTGGCAGCGAGGCATTTAAATCTCATTGGTGAGATCCTGGCCCCGCTGAAATTAacggcaaaacacccattgacttcagccgggccaggatttcacttgtgTCTTTCGTACTCCCCCTCCAGAGTCACTTCAGACCCGAAGACTCCACTCCAGCATCCCATGCCTGTTCAGAGacgcacttaagcatgtgcctaattgTTCTGCCAAATCAGGGCCTTCACCTGACACCGGCCGTTCTTTCCATGTATTTCAGATTCCTCACTGGCAACAGCCTGGCGTATTGGGGAGCCAAGAGGAAAATCTGAAATTCCAAGTTCGCAAGATTGTTGAATTTCAGAATAAAAAGCGTGACACACTGGCCCTCCAGGCAAAAGTGACCTCTTTCTGGGAGAATGCACATATTCATTTCTTTCTCTTTATAGGCGCTATCCCTGAGTCAGTTCTAACTCCAGGGTAAAAATTACAGTTTGCTTCATCAGGCGTGCATTGATCGAATTAATTCCAAAGTCACCCAGGAGGGAAATCTGGGAaacagcttaaaaataaacaaacaaataaataaataaatggaaaggagagaagaaaaaggcAAAACCCAGCAAAAAATGGGTGAACGGCACATAATGAACGTTCTGGGGTGTGAAACGGTATTTCTGCATCGCATCGTCTGAGCTGGCGTGGCACAGCATCCGGCCGGATCGGTGCCCCCTAGGGAGGCCCCCGCATCCCACCCTTTTACATGCTATTATAATACTAGACCAGAAAGCAGCATCAGTGTGACTGGATTCGGGACTGGGCTGCGAGGGCATCTGCTCACCTTTGTCTGTAAACTTCAAAAtggttttttttctgctttgttatTTGTAAAGAACGTTGACATTCACCTGGTGAGGAATGATGCCGGTGAATTGGCTCTGCCTCTGTCGACGGTTAACGAGCTAATCAGTGACTGCAGCTCTGCAGCGCTGGTGAAACGTGGCAGCTGCTAGCTCGGCGCCCCTGACGTGTGGGGCCGGGAGCGTCGTTATTGCCACAAGAAGAGTGCTCGTAACTAAGCTACAGACAGTCGCATGGTTTGGTGGGGACAATTTTCAGAAAAGAACTCCCTGGGAAAACCCACAGTAACAGGCACGTTCTGTCTGCGAGCAATAACGACGGGCAACACTTACATTTGTGCTGAACCTTAAGCCTGGGCTTCAGTGCTTGGCTGAATCAGGGACTTGGTTCTCGTTTCCCGGAGGGGGACTGGTACCTAGGTGATTCTTAGTATACTAGACCTACCCTAGATCAAGACCTCATTGTGCTGGGTGTGATACAAATACATACGAGATTGTCCCTCACCCTCGAGCCGACCAAGGCAGACAAACAGTGGGAGAAAAGCTGAGTATGAatattcttatccccattttgcagagctgggaactgagccACACAGAGTtaagggacttgtccaaggtcacacagcaagtctgtggcagagctaggaacagactCCAGACTTCCTCCCCGATCTCAGTGCAGCATCTTCCACACAAgattctctgtctctccccttgaGTCTGTCAGGCTGATCAACAGGCCATATTACTCATGCTGCACAGAGCAGtgttatctagtggttagagcacagtgGTTTGAGCCAGGACTCTTGGTTTCTTCtacctgctctgccactgacttgctccgTGTCCTTGGGTAAGTCACGTCACCTCTccgagcctcagtttccctaactGCCCAGAGGGGATTATTAgaggcattcagatactgtaCTGTGGTGACAAGTGGGGTATAAATGCAGCTGGAGAAAAGGACAGACAGAGACGGCAACAGACCACCCTGATCCATCTGCAGATAACGTACCCCCCAAATGCCATACGTCATATCTGGTGCAGTATGCATAACTAGAAAGAGAAGGATTCGGGAGTGAACAGGTTACTCAGAACCACTGTCACCATTTGGTGTAACCCACGGATTGTGACTGTGCAATCAAGCCTATTTCTCAGGGTGGAAGCTGCTTGTTTCTGTACCCAGTGTTTAGAAGTCCAAGCAGATTGCAAGATGAATTGTCTCTCTCCTGTATCACCATGTGTCTGTAACCTGGAGCCTCACAGAAAGACCTGAGCTGATGATCCAGCTAGACAGCTTGCCTCACAGCTTCCACTCCATGCCGCCCCGGTTTGGCCTCGGAAAGGTTACGAAAGACGACAATAAAACCTGTAACAATGCGTCCCCCCCATCTAAAAAAGGGAGGCGAGGGGGATGCTCGTCGGAGCGGAAAAACTGCCGGGATTGGAATAACGGGAGTGAGCACAGCTGTAAACATGGGAATAATTTCCCACGCTTCGTGAGCTGCCAGACATCGGCCGGCAGAGCCTCACAATACGCAAGAGAGGCAGGGAAGCGTTATCTACccccagaaagggaaactgaggcccaagcTGCTCTTAAGACAGTAGTTCTTGACCTTTTTCATCCTGAGACATCTCCCTCACCCGATTCTATCTAGCTGGGACCTCCTTCCCCTTCACAataggggaagggcagggcagtCGTGACCTTCCCAGCTGAAAACCCACATCCTCGGTCACACAGGTGTAGGATGCAGACGTCCTAACTTCCAACCCCTGCATTAGGCTAAGCGTACATTCCCTCTGTGAACAGGGACCACCGTCAATCTTTGGATCTTTCTTTATTAAGCAGGTTGTTACAGGAAGGGACCCAGCCCCAGCAGGAAACACCCTGTGTGTAGGGATTTGACCCGTCATCACAGGAACTGGGTTTCTATAGCATGGTGATGGAGCCATGGCACAGCGTTGGTTGGCTCAgtaatgggggaggggctggagggctcACTTCCACCTGGAATGGGATTTGCATTGCAGGGGAACGTCCCCGGCGTCAGAGGGGTTTGCTCATTCCTAACCCCTCAACGAACCGCTGCCCTCCAGGAACCCAGCAGCTCCCGTCAACCGGAAGGACAATTTGCAGCATTGCATCTACGCGGATGTCATTACGCCAGCACCAACCTCGAACGCTGGTACACTGCTCTGGTGCCAAGCGGCGACGGTGTGAACCGCTCCATGCCCTGCAGCGGGGGGGCATGCTGGGGTAGCTATAAGCAGCTTCCTGACTGCAGACCAGCCCCTAAACACCGGCAAATTGGCACTCCCCAGCTCCTGTCCTCGGGCTGCCTTCAACAAGGTCACCCTCCTGCACAACTTCCTCGCTCGCAATGCCGGCCCTGCCCTACCTTCGCTGGGGGCGAGATGCCGGCAGCAGCGGGGGGCCGTATTTGCGGTTACTAATCAGACACGCCATTAAAATGATTTGCTTTGGCAAAAATGGCAGAGCCCGGAGCTTTATTCAGAGGAGTGGGACGTTTTGCTGATGAAGGGCGTAGATGCAGGATCCTCCGAGATAAAGATCGCCCTGTTTCCCACTGGCTCAGTGCAGGTTGGTGCAGGAGTGACATTCAGGCCTTGGTTTGCTTTCTGGTTCGGCAGAGAACCCGCCGCTTGCTGGGTAAATACCAGGCACCCTGCCCTTGGgctccagttcaggaaagcacttacgcACCAACTTcagcaccattgaagtcagtgggcttaAGTATTTCGCTGACTAGGGATGTGCTGAAATTCTAAGCTGAGGCCCCAGCAGCTGAGGCAGAGAAGCCAGAGAATGAGCCCAAATTTTCCTGCTTGAGCCCAAAAGGCAGCATTGCCCAACTTTGCACATAGGTCGCAAACACAGTGCTATACACCTAACTAGCAAAGCACCTTGCAGGGGAGAATCTTGGAGAGCCTCTGAGCCGACCTGAGATCCTACCTGTGGTCTGCCTTAGGCTCCCAACTTTGGAAATCATGCTCCTCCCGCCGAGGGGGGCCTGCACTCGCACAGATCCACAGACCTGAcggctggaagggaccactgtgatcacctcgTCTGACTTTGTGCATAGCgcaggccagagccctgccccaggAATTCCTGTCCCCATTGCATCACGGCTCTTCGCCCTCCCGCCCGGGTGTCGGAAAGGACTCCAGATTTGACTTATGGACTCCAAGCAACGGAGGATTGCCCACGTCCCTCGGGAAGTTGTTCCAATGGGTAATTACCCTCCGCCCGCTTGGGAATCAGCCTGGGAGCAATTCAAACGTTTTATGAAACTTGCTGGTTATTCAAAGCCACCTTCCCGACCATTCTCAAACGGAGTGACTTGGCTCACTCGGGGCCAGCGTGCAGGAAgcacatgctgctgctggccacgcAGCACAGTCAGGAAAGGCTCCAGGTCCTGGAGCTCTCTGGCCGGCACTTTTCCCGCAGACCACATTCGTTCCTGCACGTTATTTCCCCCCATGCTCCTTTTCCAACAGATCAGTGTAGCAGCCGCCCTGCGGACCATCCTGCCCATGCACTCGTGACTCGCTAAGACCTGCGCCCTACCGCATGAGCGTCAATCCGGGGGGCTTACTTGTCTCAGAATTTCGAGGACACATTTTCATGgacccactgctgccatgagcaACAGTTGGCACAGCCTCTACCCACGGCATGTGGGGACAGCAGCAGTTTATTAACACGGAAACAATCCGGTTCTCTCGTTCTCTAGGCGCTCCCAACAATGTCTGTTGTCTCTCCAATTCTCTACCCCAGGATTTAAAATCTCTGCCCTCTAGTAGCTTGAACTGAATGTCACTTCAACTACTTTAATCAGACCTTTGGGAATGGTtttctgtccccactccccacaggctGGGGGGTCAAAGCATGAGACGGCGCATGGCTGCCACTGTGCTGTGAAAGGACCTGAGCACCTGAAAGGGCGCTGAGCTTCTCAGGGTTTGGCCCAGATGATCAACAGTGCAACCCACTGCATTTTTAGCAACAGTCAGCAGACTGCAACTTCCTGGGGGTTCCTGACAAGTCACAGATTCCTCCTCAGAGCTGGGGTCCGCAGGCTGGGGCTGTGCCCAGCTCAGCAAAGTCACTCCCCTACACCACAGCTGTTTGGGGCCAATATTCCAACGTTCCGCCACCATCACAGGCAACGGGGTTGGCTCCGGTGGAGGCCCACCAGAAGGCCCATATCCTGCCACTAACTTCACTGCCCAGCtcactgcaggattgggaccaaaAGATGCGCCCGTTTCTCAAAGCAGAGATCTTCCCTGCAATGATGGGGCACTGGGTATCCATTCCGAAGCCATGTGGAacaacccctctccccacatctgTGGCTGATACTTGGAGTAAATTCTATTCTGCTAATACTCCATATGACTCCCCCTTCTCCACTCCTTAAAGACCGAGTAACAGCTGCTCTCTTCCCTCACCTACGCATTTTAGAGAGAAAACAAATGGTAGCAAAGTCTGGTCAGTGAGATGAGCTCATGCCAAGATCTGAACATTCAGTGCAAAATCACTTATGATCCTGCAGCTCTATCCACCAAAATACAGCTGCAATCTAGTTGATATTAACAGCTATAACAAAGAACAGGGCTGGGGACATGGCTAACTCAATCACCCCTTTCAACATGCACTGAAGATTGAAATCCTTGGTTTCATTATTCCAGACAAATGGCTTTCCATGCATCTACGCAACCCAAGAACATGCTCTTCTGCTCTGACAATTACCCTGGTGTTTTATTGCATCTTGCCACTCATATAAAATCCAATGAGTTTAGAAGTAAGAgacttcccttcccacccacccagctGCCACATCTGCAAATTCCACATTGAGAGCTGAAGTCAACTTAGGAAATTCCTTTTTCATGCATCGTCATCAATAATGAAGAGCAGGCAGGTCACACGTCACCCTTAGTGATGACTCTGCAACCAGAATGTGGACTCAGTGGGTTGTGTGGGTATAACGGAGGAAGAATATGAGCCAGCAGCTTCTTTCTCGCTGGCCATGACCTGTGACTCCCACAGGACGCAAACAGACTGTCGGATCCTTGGGTGAGTTTGAAGAATAGGCAGTGGTAAGTTAGGGACCCAATCGTGGTCTTTTTGCCTCTAAGCTGTTCAGTTCTGATCTGGAGCCATCACTTCtgcagagtcacttttcagaataacCTTTTCAGAAGATACAGAGACCAATTGATGCTGCATGTTCCACCAGAGCAGGCCGGaatccaggaagtggggtacacaGTGAACCTCAAAACACTTTCCAGCTCTCAGACGGCATTGTTTTTTGTCACGTTTCGCTCCACCGGCAGAGCGAGCCCCTGATTTTCAATCTGTTAAACGCAAACCTCGCTTCCACATATATGCAATAAAGTTCACCAAGGCCCCCTACTCTCCTTTAGCTCGTGTGTTCATGAGCTATCCTGAAGGTTCCCCGCTCTGAGAAGAGGCGGATAGTGACAGATGGAATACCAGGCCATACACTCTCAGAAGAGCAAACGCTTCCCTAGGAAATGCCTTTACCAGCTTGCTGGAGAAATACCTAGGGAGAGAGGCAGAAGTCAAGGGGCAGAACTGTGCCAGCTTTAGGGATAATAATTGGAACTACACAGGCCCCACAGCTGTACTTGTTATAATAATCACTGATGGCACCTTGAAGTGTTTGCTTCATTTACTCTAAGAGAGAgatgaagggaagggaagggtggttttgtggttaagacactgaactgggactcaagaaatctgggttcagccactggctttgccacagactctgtGACCTTGAGCCAGTCACTACATCttgctgggcctcagtttccccatctgtcaggtgaggataatatttaaggcattcagatactgtaGTGTGGTGATCAGTGGGGTATAAATATAGGAGCAGAAAAAGACAGATAGGGATGGCAATGAACTGCCCTGCTCCATCGGCATATAGCGCATCCCTGATGAGTCAGACCATATGTAAGGCAGTGAAGGACTCTGGAGTGAAAGCATTACACCGAACCATTGTCACCATCTGGAGTAACCCAAGGATTGTGACTGTAAATTCAAACCTGGTTAGAACCCAAGAATATTTATCATGGTGGAAACAACTTATTTCTGTAGCCAAAAGTCATAAGTCTAAGGAGACTGCAAGATGAATTGTGTCTCTCAACATCACTACATTTCTTGTCACCCAGCCTGTGTCTTCGTTTTAGTtacaaactcttcagggcagggactttcttttccTAAACGTCTGTTCACTGACTAGCACAATGCATCCCTGATTTCAGCAGAGGCCTCTTGGTGCTGCTGGAATACACATAATAACGAAGCAAAACATGAAAAGGAGAGTGTGGTCTGAAGGGTTTTACTTGCTGGATTTACTTTACAAGCATGGAGCATTGTAGCAGCTGCTTTTGGTCCCAGGGAATTTAGTGagatgaggtggggggaggggatatattttattgcaccaacttctgttggtgagagacatgAGATttcaagctcacacagagctcttcttcaggtaagtCAGGTGACTTTCAGATTGGCCGTTTTGAAGTCCCCTTGTTTGTGCGGTGCGTGGGATGGACAGCACGGCAACAGAAGCAGATTTAAAGGCTTGCTTTCATTGTAAGGGAGAACGGTGCATAACCCAGTGTAGTGCTGATCCCTGACACAGATCATCAGCATCTCAGCAAGACCGGGTCGCCGATTTATTACTGCACAGTGGGCACCGAGGAGCAAATGGGGCTACGTACAAAGTGGTGCAAGTCTATTGCAGTCAGCGCAGTTACACTCATTCGCTCTCGGACTGAATTTGGCCTAATGCAGTGGCGAGAGCTGGATTCttcggcctggtctacacctacaacttacatcactcaggggtgtgaaaaattttgcaccctgTGTGGCAAAGTGTGGCGAAGCCCCACTGTAGACGCAGCTGGGTCGACGGACCCAGCAACCTCTCGAGGGGGTGGCCTGACCACAGCAACGGAAATCCCCCTTCCGTCGCGTTAGCAAGTGTCTACGCTAGAGCGATGAAGCTGCAGCACCGTGGCTGTCCCTCTGCAGCACccgcagtgtagatgtacctggAGCTACAcctccagcccccaaactcctGGAGGAGAAACACCCCACTAAACACAAGTACAGGGGGTGGCGATGGAGAGACGCTCCTGGGGACAATGTCAGGTCTGGACCCCCAGGAACGACACTGGGGAAGCATCAGGCGTCACCCACTAACACTGGGAATtcaggcttgatccaaagtctactgaagtcagtggatagactcccactgacttcactgggctctgGATCCTTAGTGGGAAAACGTGCCCTGATGCATGAAATGAGGCTTGGTTCTGCCTGGTGGTAACAGGGACGGTGCTGCTCAGCATGGGAACCTGGAAACTTGGGGGATTTCTGACCTCCTAGTACAGCTAATAATGCCCAAACCCTTTGCTAAACGAGCACAGCCGTCAGGGTGCACAAGCATTAAAATGACGTGATACTTTAGATGAATGTTTTGACTTTATTGCAAATTAAAACCAGTAATAAGggtcttctcccccttccctcccccaaactaAGAAAAACACCGCAAATAaggtaaaaacaaacataagccCATGTAATTAACAAAGAGGACACATGCCATGCAACACAGACTCTATCCGGACATGGTTACAAAGGTTAAAAACTTGTGTACCGACCCCATACTAACAGAGGAGCCATCTTACACTTGACTGTCCCAATGTCACTCGCTCCAAGGCGAGggaacgtttaaaaaaaaaaatcaatagaaacAAAACTCAAGTTTGTCCATAAGGTAGATGTTAAAGGACATTTTCTTTGGTTGTAAGATTGCAGAAGGCTTAGACTGCAACGGAAAGGTTAGGGACAATGCACTGTTCTGAAAAGACCAGGAATTCACTGTTTATTACTTTTTTGGACCCTTGTATATAATTTATTCTGTCgttgcaccaaaaaaaaaaaaaacaaagtccTTTTAGATATCTTTGTACTTTAACACTAGGAAAGTGaagatatatttatttaatatatatctatatttatataaatttatatatatatatatatacacacaaacatatatacacaaggATTCATTTAAAAGTTTCTATTTCCTTGGTGATTACAAAATCACTCTCCAAATTACTTGACTTTGTAAGGATCATGAGCTGATTCCAAcactaaaaatattttgtgctCAGTGCAAGGAATTTTAACAAGACACTGCTAGGCATGATGAGATGTGTGACGGACCCAGAAAGATATGCTGTCTCTTCAGTGTTCATTCTCTAGGCTCCAAAGAGAAAAAATTGGATATTTTTTGCAGAACAGAACATCAAGAGAAAGCTGCCAGGAACGGTGTGCGTAAGCAACATTATGTTTGAGCTCAagatatgagattttttttttgaaggaaagATAAAGTGAATCTAAACACAATTTGAAATTTAATAGTGTGGCTAAAACCAGCAGGAAAAATGGATATTAAACATTTCAGCCAATTCAGTCAAATTTCTTTTGAGATAGCAGGACCGAAATGAATTTAAGAAAAAGCTCCCTTGTCCTGCTTCACAATAGGACTTGCTCAAAAGTTCCCGGCGCTGAACAGAACACTCTTGCAACATTCCACACTTAGCCCTAGATTCTGTAGCGCGTTTGTGTGGCTGGCTGATCGGAAATGATGGAAGAGATGAGAGTGGTAAAGCAAAGGGAAAATCGTAATaatgagaacaaaacaaaactcaaccCTTAGATATTCTTGCTTAAATGTAAGGCCTCACACCCTATCAGCAGGGTAACTTCATCTTGGAGTCAAAAATATTTCGTATTTTCACAGTTGATCACCCCAAAAGGTGGCTTGGTTTTCATCTTATTTAACCTGTGCCATGATGAAATCGGATTCTCTCAGACTTTCGTAATACTCGATGGCTAACGCAAAGTCAAACTCGTTAATGGTGGGCCCATCTATAGCGATTTTCATGAAGTTGGACAGGCTTGAGTCCTTCGCATAGCGCCACTGGCTGCGTTTCATGAGTTCCCGGCCCCGGTTGATCTTCTCATAGAGCACCGAGCCAAGAGGCAAGACCAGAGCAATGGCAGCCAGGACAGCAAAGTCCGGGAAGAGCTCGTGCATTTCGGAATGGCTGTAAACCAGCTTGATGCACAGGTCCTTGAAGGATAACTGGCTGAGGCTGAACACTATCCGTTTGAAAAGAGGGAAATCGTTCAGTGCCCTTTCACTCACCACCACCCGGGAATAAGCCTGCAAGAGGAAGTTCAGTTCGGTGATGCCATAGCTGCCGATATCATCCAAAGACTGGGGGTAGCACTTGGGGTTAAAGATGGCGGAGAAGGAGTTGACAGCCTCAAGCACGTGGCTAGGGAACCTATCCAGCAAGTTGCCCTGCACGCTCTCGAGGTAGGTCTCCTTCAAGTGCTCAAAGTTCTTCAGGTGCAACTTGGAGCAGCTGGCAAGCTCCACCCCCTTGTAGTAGAAACGGCTCTCATCTTCCCGGTCCTCTCGAGGATGCTCATTCATCTCGTTGAGGAACTCCTGGAAATTCTGGCCGCTCGTGGTCTTCTGGGCTTGCAGGGTGGTGGCGGTGGCAGAGACGATGGGCTTCAGGATGGAGAGATCGAAGTCCTCAATCTGGGGGAACCGACTCAGCTTCTGGAAGACGGGGAGGACATCCAGGAGGATCTTTGTGAAAGCCACGAACTGGAACTTCTTGAGCTCTTCGCAGAGGCCAAACGCCACGGGGGACCTCTGCGACTCACTCTCCAGAAGAAGCACCAACGTAGGCCATGAGGAGTCAATTGCCTCCACAGCTGGGAAGATGGAAGTCCAGTGGATGGTCTTGGGGCCCTCCAGATCTATCTCGCATAGATCCAGGAcactctgcagctcctggaggcTGTTGCTCTCCCCTTTGAAGTTGGAGTAGAGTCGGTAGACAGCGTCCACCGTGGTCTCGTATTTCCGGACATATTCGATATTTACAACACTctcagctggcagcagggagctcctGTGGGACATGCAGTGCATCTCAGTGAGAAGAGGACAGATGGACTTCAGCTTGGTCCCCACCCCATTCAGCCTATCGGCCATCAGGGAAGAGCTTTCAGAGCTGAGCCACGTGATCTTCATGGTGGGAACGCCAAAAGAGTGCATCACCTCGATCGCTTTGTCCGCCACAGTGTAGGCCTCCCCAGCTGGCAGCTCAAAGCTGCCCAGGAATGTGATGGAGGTCTGCCCGTCGCACGGGGAGATGGTGGTTGTAAACATGACCAGGTTCCTGTGCTCCAGAATGTCGACCATCTCGTCCACCACCAGCCCAACGAACGGCGAGGCTTTCATCTTGTGCCTGTCCTCATTGTGAAGGACTTTAACGATCGCTGCCTGAGCCAGTTAACGAAGCAGCAtcggggtgggcagggggaaaaaagaaattaaaatgaatttcGAGCCATGCTTAAAAATACCCCTAAAAGCTGCAAGGTGTCCTGACTCTGATCTCACTTAACCCAGTGTAGAGCCCTGACTCAGGACAGCATTTCAACACGGGCTTAactttaagtcccattgactttccatgaGACTTgtggtcaaattttcaaaatgtaccCAAATGACttagcctaaatcccattttcaaaagcacacaagTGGCTTAGGAGTCAATGAAAATCAATGGAACttgggcactttttaaaaaatgttgctcCAAGATCCAGATGTTTAaagggagctaggtgcctaaattgctttaaaattgtggcttaagtgatttaggggcctaaaccccactgactttcagtgagacttaggctcctaagtgcctaaatcacttttggaaatgggacttaggtgctttcaGAATGTTACCTTTTGGTTCCTAGGTCACTTAGGAGTCGatggaagtcagtgagacttaggcacatttgaaaattttactctgaaACACATGCTCAAAgagaagcacatgcttaaactcCCCCCCGAATAGATgagctttcctgaactggggcctaaatttGAAGTAACTCCACAGGACTCCCTCCAGATTTTTACACTGGGGTGACAGAGCAGCATCGAGCAGAATCTTTTACATGGAAACTACGAGGACAATTATCCAGgcaacctttatttaaaaaaaataaaagcgaCTGTATCCTACTCTACTGTCTCTTTAGGCCTTGTTCTCCTTTTATGCCAGCGTCAGAGAGGTAAATCAGACCCAAGATCCGCTGCACTGATACAGCGCTGTTCTTGCCAATTACTATAAAATACGGCAGTATTATTCATTAATATCTATACCGTGAGAGTGCCCACAGGATTCAACTAGGCAGGGCCGCTTTGTGCTTGCTGCTGAACAAACATACAGGAAATTGAAGTCTCTGTTCCAAAttggtttcctttttttaaataagggaacTTGCTGCTCGTTTTGATAAAATGGTATTTGAAAACTCAGGCTAACACTCCTGTTCAGGAAAGCACCTGAGCAAATACTTTACTTTAGGcttgtgcttaagtcccattgatttcaatcagccataaacacatgcttaacattaagcacctGCTTAGGTGGGATCCCAAATAGGAATGCATTCCAAATCTCCCCCCTTACCCTACATAGTGACTCCTGAATCTCATCCTCGTTAGAGTATAATTAACATACCTAAGacctgcttttttattttgttataatttCATCAGTTACTCTcatgctttaaaaacaaatcacatgCTGAAGAAGCCATGAAACTTCATGGTGTCTTTTTCTCCTTAATTCTATTTGACCCTTTTCATTAAAATACcactaatttgaaaaaaaaaaaatccttttttttccctccaaatgcTGCAAGTACCATTAGAGGCTGAGAAATCTAATTAGTGGGTTAGTTTAGCTGCAGTAAAATAGGGTTCTTTATTTAGCTAAATGACTGGCAAACAGCCAAAATTCACTAcaaattaatttgattttaaCAGGCATGAAACATTTGTAAAATTAAGAAAATCCTCTCTGAACTCTTTGCCTTCAACTTGATCTTCCTGATCACCCAGTTTAGGGTAAAAAAAGGACAAAAACCCCCCACGGTGCTCTGGTATGCTAATTGATCTCTTGAGTTTTTATCATTAAAATATTCATCATTAATTTACTGTGAAATCTGGCACATTCAaacaggagggaggaaaaaaaatgtctccgattttaaaaatggattctTTGCACTTCCTTCTAAAGTCCACTGGCTGCCCATGT contains these protein-coding regions:
- the LOC125626683 gene encoding uncharacterized protein C17orf113 isoform X1; amino-acid sequence: MVPPGKKPAGETSNSNKKCKRYFNEHWKEEFTWLEFDYERKLMFCIECRQALVKNKHGKAENAFTVGTDNFQRHALLRHVTSGAHRQALAVNREQLAFEARVHNHQELRSAIKVDVNPAKIAVLTTVYWMAKEEIPDEKCSSLLEFQKFNLCQALLTSEHNDCYHPSSVKEMQAAIVKVLHNEDRHKMKASPFVGLVVDEMVDILEHRNLVMFTTTISPCDGQTSITFLGSFELPAGEAYTVADKAIEVMHSFGVPTMKITWLSSESSSLMADRLNGVGTKLKSICPLLTEMHCMSHRSSLLPAESVVNIEYVRKYETTVDAVYRLYSNFKGESNSLQELQSVLDLCEIDLEGPKTIHWTSIFPAVEAIDSSWPTLVLLLESESQRSPVAFGLCEELKKFQFVAFTKILLDVLPVFQKLSRFPQIEDFDLSILKPIVSATATTLQAQKTTSGQNFQEFLNEMNEHPREDREDESRFYYKGVELASCSKLHLKNFEHLKETYLESVQGNLLDRFPSHVLEAVNSFSAIFNPKCYPQSLDDIGSYGITELNFLLQAYSRVVVSERALNDFPLFKRIVFSLSQLSFKDLCIKLVYSHSEMHELFPDFAVLAAIALVLPLGSVLYEKINRGRELMKRSQWRYAKDSSLSNFMKIAIDGPTINEFDFALAIEYYESLRESDFIMAQVK
- the LOC125626683 gene encoding uncharacterized protein C17orf113 isoform X5 — protein: MKASPFVGLVVDEMVDILEHRNLVMFTTTISPCDGQTSITFLGSFELPAGEAYTVADKAIEVMHSFGVPTMKITWLSSESSSLMADRLNGVGTKLKSICPLLTEMHCMSHRSSLLPAESVVNIEYVRKYETTVDAVYRLYSNFKGESNSLQELQSVLDLCEIDLEGPKTIHWTSIFPAVEAIDSSWPTLVLLLESESQRSPVAFGLCEELKKFQFVAFTKILLDVLPVFQKLSRFPQIEDFDLSILKPIVSATATTLQAQKTTSGQNFQEFLNEMNEHPREDREDESRFYYKGVELASCSKLHLKNFEHLKETYLESVQGNLLDRFPSHVLEAVNSFSAIFNPKCYPQSLDDIGSYGITELNFLLQAYSRVVVSERALNDFPLFKRIVFSLSQLSFKDLCIKLVYSHSEMHELFPDFAVLAAIALVLPLGSVLYEKINRGRELMKRSQWRYAKDSSLSNFMKIAIDGPTINEFDFALAIEYYESLRESDFIMAQVK